A single window of Dehalogenimonas sp. THU2 DNA harbors:
- a CDS encoding response regulator transcription factor: MTLGKTSIILADDHAIVRRGVRALLEYEPDFHIVAEATDGVEALSLIERLKPDVVVTDLCMPAMSGIELMRALKSRGSEVRTIVLTMCGDGPYVASALEAGAFGYILKEAGVEHLVSAIREARAGRRYFSPPISDGTPFTSG, encoded by the coding sequence CATTGTCAGGCGGGGTGTGAGGGCTCTTCTGGAATACGAGCCTGATTTTCATATCGTCGCCGAGGCGACGGACGGTGTTGAGGCGCTATCCCTAATCGAAAGACTGAAACCCGATGTCGTGGTTACCGACCTGTGCATGCCGGCTATGAGCGGCATCGAACTCATGCGGGCGCTCAAGTCCAGGGGCTCGGAGGTCAGGACGATCGTACTGACGATGTGCGGTGACGGTCCGTACGTGGCCAGCGCCCTCGAAGCTGGAGCCTTCGGGTATATATTGAAAGAGGCTGGCGTTGAACACCTGGTATCGGCCATACGCGAAGCGCGTGCCGGCCGGCGGTACTTCAGTCCACCGATATCGGACGGGACTCCGTTTACCTCGGGATAA